A part of Terriglobus roseus genomic DNA contains:
- a CDS encoding RNA polymerase sigma factor: MTSACPTTSERQQRLLQLVVDHRNYFLRIAHRILHNEHDAEDTLQNAFYSAWKALDGFREDAQWKTWFTSIVINKSLALLRSQKVRLAASIDEDPLLLSEFEMQRADHMETPERALLRNEDHSILLLRMERLPAGTQAVLRMRYFDELSVETIAARRGATPRSVEGHLMRGKKLLRRDAHKVPRALLRPSTRAFAVTAA, translated from the coding sequence ATGACATCTGCCTGCCCCACCACATCAGAGCGCCAACAGCGCCTCCTGCAACTCGTCGTGGATCATCGCAATTACTTTCTGCGCATCGCCCACCGCATCCTGCATAACGAGCACGACGCGGAAGACACCCTGCAGAACGCCTTTTATTCCGCATGGAAAGCGCTCGACGGCTTCCGTGAAGACGCGCAGTGGAAGACCTGGTTCACTAGCATCGTCATCAACAAATCGCTGGCCCTGCTGCGTTCGCAGAAGGTGCGTCTCGCCGCGTCCATTGATGAAGACCCGCTGCTGCTCTCGGAGTTTGAAATGCAGCGTGCCGACCACATGGAAACCCCAGAGCGCGCACTCCTCCGCAATGAAGACCACAGCATCCTTCTCTTGCGCATGGAACGTTTACCCGCAGGAACCCAGGCGGTCCTTCGCATGCGCTACTTTGACGAACTCTCCGTGGAAACCATCGCAGCCCGTCGCGGAGCCACGCCACGAAGCGTGGAAGGCCATCTGATGCGCGGCAAGAAGCTCCTCCGCCGCGACGCCCACAAAGTGCCGCGAGCTTTATTGCGCCCTTCAACACGCGCATTCGCAGTTACGGCAGCGTAA
- the leuS gene encoding leucine--tRNA ligase codes for MSSEQIVDPNNPATEEPKRYQPNEIEPRLQAIWDADPSLYAADPIATSKKPKYYVLEMLPYPSGKLHMGHVRNYSIGDALARYQWMNGFNVLHPMGWDSFGLPAENAAIKNNTAPREWTLSNIAEMRKQMQRMGLSYDWSREVTTCLPEYYRWNQWLFLEMLKRDLAFRRKSKVNWCPNCNTVLANEQVIAGCCWRHEDTLVEQRDLTQWFFRITNYADELLDGLDNLEGWPEKVRVMQRNWIGRSEGAEVTFAVDGCTDEMTITVFTTRIDTIFGASSLQLAPDHPIVQHWAGGDAELSVEVDKMLAEQKTARDTDMLGELPKHGVPTGRFVINHFNGEKLPVWIANYVLSGYGTGAVMSVPAHDERDFEFATKYGLPIKRVIAPNLDTNDLPLPYTDKAESVLIDSGEWTGEAVLEAQDKMSSFAEKNGFGKKTTTYRLKDWGVSRQRYWGTPIPVVYCDKCGMQPVPEDQLPVLLPENVDLAVVDGSPLSRAEDFVNTTCPNCDGPARRETDTMDTFVDSSWYFYRYTDARNNTAPFASEAANYWFPIDQYIGGVEHAILHLIYSRYWTKVMRDIGLIKNSEPATRLFTQGMVIKNGAKMSKSKGNVVSPDDMIAKYGADATRMYALFAAPPDRDLEWQEEGVAGVYRFLSRVHRLTTKYAALHRATEHTQTLEGLSVDGQHLLRTLHQTIAKITLDFSGRWHFNTCIASVMMLVNEISASEAKMDAGDISPATIREVFRGLVLLLAPFAPFLSQELWTELGHTGIVFRQPWPIADEELAREDEIEIPVQVNGKLVNVIKVDAAADADTIKAAAKADEKVAARIAGKTIVKEIFVPGKMVNLVVKG; via the coding sequence ATGTCTTCCGAACAGATCGTCGATCCGAACAATCCGGCCACTGAAGAACCAAAGCGTTATCAGCCCAACGAGATTGAGCCGCGCCTGCAGGCCATCTGGGACGCTGACCCATCGCTGTACGCGGCTGACCCCATCGCCACCAGCAAAAAGCCGAAGTATTACGTGCTGGAAATGCTGCCGTATCCCTCCGGCAAGCTGCACATGGGCCACGTCCGCAATTACTCCATCGGCGACGCCCTCGCGCGCTACCAGTGGATGAACGGCTTCAATGTCCTTCACCCCATGGGGTGGGACAGCTTCGGCCTGCCCGCTGAAAACGCCGCCATCAAGAACAACACCGCACCGCGCGAGTGGACGCTGAGCAACATCGCCGAAATGCGCAAGCAGATGCAGCGCATGGGCCTGTCGTACGACTGGTCGCGCGAAGTCACCACCTGCCTGCCTGAGTACTATCGCTGGAATCAGTGGCTGTTCCTGGAAATGCTGAAGCGCGATCTCGCCTTCCGCCGCAAGAGCAAGGTCAACTGGTGCCCCAACTGCAACACGGTGCTCGCCAACGAGCAGGTCATCGCAGGCTGCTGCTGGCGCCATGAAGATACGCTGGTGGAACAGCGCGACCTCACGCAGTGGTTCTTCCGCATCACCAACTACGCGGACGAACTGCTCGACGGCCTCGACAATTTGGAAGGTTGGCCTGAGAAGGTGCGCGTCATGCAGCGCAACTGGATCGGCCGCAGCGAAGGTGCTGAAGTCACATTCGCCGTGGACGGCTGCACCGACGAAATGACCATCACGGTCTTCACCACGCGCATTGATACCATCTTCGGCGCGTCGTCCTTGCAGCTTGCACCGGACCATCCCATCGTCCAGCACTGGGCTGGCGGGGATGCAGAACTGTCCGTTGAAGTCGACAAGATGCTCGCCGAGCAGAAGACCGCGCGCGACACCGACATGCTGGGCGAACTGCCCAAGCACGGCGTGCCCACAGGCCGTTTCGTCATTAACCACTTCAACGGCGAAAAGCTGCCAGTGTGGATCGCCAACTACGTTCTCTCCGGCTACGGCACAGGCGCAGTCATGAGCGTGCCCGCGCACGACGAACGCGACTTCGAGTTCGCAACGAAGTACGGCCTACCCATCAAGCGAGTCATCGCGCCCAACCTCGACACCAACGACCTGCCGTTGCCCTACACGGACAAGGCAGAGTCAGTGCTGATCGACAGCGGCGAATGGACCGGCGAAGCCGTGCTTGAAGCGCAGGACAAGATGTCGTCCTTCGCAGAGAAGAACGGCTTCGGCAAGAAGACCACCACATATCGCTTGAAGGACTGGGGCGTTTCGCGCCAGCGTTATTGGGGCACGCCCATCCCTGTCGTCTACTGCGACAAGTGCGGCATGCAGCCAGTGCCGGAAGACCAGTTGCCCGTACTGTTGCCAGAGAACGTTGACCTCGCAGTCGTCGATGGCTCACCGCTCTCGCGCGCGGAAGACTTTGTCAACACGACGTGTCCGAACTGCGACGGTCCCGCGCGTCGCGAAACAGACACCATGGATACCTTCGTCGATTCGTCCTGGTACTTCTATCGCTACACCGACGCGCGCAACAACACCGCGCCCTTCGCCAGCGAAGCCGCAAACTACTGGTTCCCCATCGACCAGTACATCGGCGGTGTCGAGCACGCGATCCTGCACCTGATCTACTCGCGCTACTGGACAAAGGTCATGCGCGACATTGGCCTCATCAAGAACAGTGAGCCCGCAACGCGCCTCTTCACGCAGGGCATGGTCATCAAGAATGGCGCGAAGATGTCCAAGTCCAAGGGCAACGTTGTCTCGCCCGACGACATGATCGCCAAGTACGGCGCAGACGCAACGCGTATGTACGCACTCTTCGCTGCACCGCCAGATCGTGATCTGGAATGGCAGGAAGAAGGCGTCGCCGGTGTCTATCGCTTCCTCTCGCGCGTGCATCGCCTCACCACTAAGTACGCCGCGCTGCATCGCGCAACGGAACACACGCAGACCCTCGAAGGCCTAAGCGTCGACGGTCAGCACCTGCTGCGCACATTGCATCAGACCATCGCAAAGATCACGCTGGACTTCAGCGGTCGCTGGCACTTCAACACCTGCATCGCTTCCGTGATGATGCTGGTGAATGAAATCTCCGCCAGCGAAGCGAAGATGGACGCAGGCGACATCTCGCCCGCAACCATCCGCGAAGTCTTCCGCGGTCTCGTGCTGTTGCTCGCACCGTTCGCGCCATTCCTCTCGCAGGAACTGTGGACGGAGCTTGGTCACACCGGCATCGTCTTCCGTCAGCCCTGGCCCATCGCAGATGAGGAACTCGCGCGCGAAGACGAAATCGAAATCCCCGTGCAGGTCAACGGCAAACTCGTCAACGTCATCAAGGTTGACGCAGCCGCGGACGCCGACACCATCAAGGCCGCAGCAAAGGCCGATGAGAAGGTGGCCGCACGTATCGCAGGCAAGACCATCGTCAAGGAGATCTTCGTTCCCGGCAAGATGGTCAACCTCGTTGTGAAGGGATAG